Proteins encoded within one genomic window of Mesorhizobium sp. AR10:
- the pcaF gene encoding 3-oxoadipyl-CoA thiolase, translating into MAEAYICDYIRTPIGRFGGSLSSVRADDLGAVPLRALVERNPGIDWAAIDDVVYGCANQAGEDNRNVARMSLLLAGLPKDVSGSTVNRLCGSGMDAIIIAARAIKSGEAELMIAGGVESMSRAPFVMPKADTAFSRNAEIYDTTIGWRFVNPLMKKQYGVDSMPETGENVAEDFSVSRADQDAFAVRSQDKAVAAQANGRLAKEITPVTIPQRKGDPVVVSKDEHPRAGTTVESLAKLPTPFRQGGTVTAGNASGVNDGAAALIVASEAAVKKYGLTPIARILGGAAAGVAPRIMGIGPAPATKKLCARLGLTPQQFDVIELNEAFASQGIAVLRQLGIAEDAEHVNPNGGAIALGHPLGMSGARITGTAALELRERSARYALATMCIGVGQGIAVALERV; encoded by the coding sequence ATGGCCGAGGCCTATATCTGCGACTACATCCGCACGCCGATCGGCCGCTTCGGCGGTTCGTTGTCCTCGGTGCGGGCCGACGACCTCGGTGCCGTACCGCTGAGGGCGCTGGTCGAGCGCAATCCCGGCATCGACTGGGCGGCGATCGACGACGTCGTCTATGGCTGCGCCAACCAGGCCGGCGAGGACAACCGCAATGTGGCGCGCATGTCCCTGCTGCTGGCCGGCCTGCCCAAGGATGTCTCCGGCTCGACCGTCAATCGCCTGTGCGGCTCCGGCATGGATGCCATTATCATCGCCGCACGCGCCATCAAATCCGGCGAAGCGGAGCTGATGATTGCCGGCGGCGTCGAATCGATGAGCCGCGCGCCTTTCGTCATGCCGAAAGCCGACACCGCCTTCTCGCGCAACGCCGAAATCTATGACACCACCATCGGCTGGCGTTTCGTCAACCCGCTGATGAAGAAGCAGTATGGCGTCGATTCGATGCCGGAAACCGGCGAGAACGTCGCCGAGGATTTTTCCGTCTCGCGCGCCGACCAGGATGCCTTTGCCGTGCGCAGCCAGGACAAGGCTGTCGCCGCCCAAGCCAATGGCCGGCTGGCGAAGGAGATCACCCCGGTGACGATCCCGCAACGCAAGGGCGATCCCGTTGTCGTCTCCAAAGATGAGCATCCGCGCGCCGGCACCACGGTCGAGTCCCTGGCGAAATTGCCGACGCCCTTCCGGCAGGGCGGCACCGTCACCGCCGGCAATGCCTCAGGCGTCAATGACGGTGCGGCGGCCCTCATCGTCGCCTCGGAGGCTGCCGTGAAGAAATACGGCCTGACGCCGATCGCCCGCATCCTCGGTGGTGCGGCGGCCGGCGTGGCGCCACGCATCATGGGCATCGGCCCGGCGCCGGCGACGAAAAAACTGTGCGCGCGGCTCGGCCTGACACCGCAACAGTTCGATGTCATCGAGCTCAACGAAGCCTTTGCCTCCCAGGGCATCGCCGTGCTTCGCCAACTCGGCATTGCCGAGGACGCGGAGCACGTCAACCCGAATGGCGGCGCCATCGCGCTCGGCCATCCACTCGGCATGTCGGGCGCGCGCATCACCGGCACGGCAGCACTGGAGCTTCGCGAACGCAGCGCCAGATACGCACTCGCCACCATGTGCATCGGCGTCGGCCAGGGCATCGCGGTGGCGCTCGAGCGCGTCTAG
- a CDS encoding IclR family transcriptional regulator C-terminal domain-containing protein, with protein sequence MDEEGTSRDHVGSLERGLAVMEILARHPAGMTLTEMAEEAGLTRAGARRFLLTLAATGYATQSGRLFSLSPRLLTVARTWLGGASLWTFAAPVMREVAALLNEACSAAVLSGEDVVYVARVPGRRILSVSLDVGTRLPAHCTSMGRILLSGLAPDELEAFLGQAKIERRTPKTITDRRSLAAAIAKARADGFAIVDEELELGLRSIAVPITDRTGGTVAAINVSTQSARFSIAEMEREILPALLGAKRRIEDFFFV encoded by the coding sequence ATGGACGAAGAGGGCACTTCGCGTGACCATGTCGGCTCGCTCGAACGCGGGCTTGCGGTCATGGAAATACTGGCCAGGCATCCCGCTGGCATGACGCTGACCGAAATGGCGGAAGAGGCGGGGCTGACCCGCGCCGGCGCCCGCCGGTTCCTGCTGACGCTGGCGGCCACCGGCTATGCGACGCAATCCGGACGGCTGTTTTCGCTGTCGCCACGTTTGCTGACTGTCGCCCGTACCTGGCTCGGCGGCGCCTCGCTGTGGACGTTCGCAGCACCCGTCATGCGCGAGGTTGCAGCACTTCTGAACGAAGCCTGTTCGGCTGCAGTGCTGTCCGGTGAAGACGTCGTCTATGTCGCGCGTGTTCCGGGTCGGCGCATCCTCAGCGTGTCACTCGATGTCGGAACAAGGCTGCCGGCGCATTGCACTTCGATGGGACGCATTCTGCTTTCAGGTCTCGCGCCCGACGAGTTGGAAGCATTTCTCGGCCAGGCCAAGATCGAGAGACGAACGCCGAAGACGATCACCGACAGGCGATCGCTTGCCGCAGCCATCGCCAAGGCAAGGGCGGATGGCTTCGCCATCGTCGACGAAGAACTGGAACTCGGCCTGCGCTCGATCGCCGTGCCGATCACCGACCGTACCGGAGGAACCGTGGCGGCGATCAATGTTTCGACCCAGTCGGCGCGCTTTTCGATAGCAGAAATGGAGAGGGAAATATTGCCTGCTCTGCTCGGCGCGAAACGGCGCATCGAGGATTTCTTCTTCGTTTGA
- a CDS encoding CoA transferase subunit A: protein MVKFLPLSQAVAENLHDGDTVAFEGFTHLIPTAAVHEAIRQGFRDLTLIRMTPDLIYDQMIGMGMARKMIFSYVGNPGVGLLRRARDAIENSFPRKIEIEEHSHAGMANAYEAGAAGLPCAVFRGYRGAGLAAVNPNIKSITCPFTGEVLAAIPAIRPDVTFIHAQKADRKGNVLVEGIIGIQKEAVLAARRAVVTVEEVVDSFEDLHPNLTVLPSWTVTAISVVPGGSHPSYAHGYYIRDNAAYLEWDEIAADRDRFQEWIQKNVFDKTAEDFAARVEHLRTAA, encoded by the coding sequence ATGGTCAAATTCCTGCCGCTCAGCCAGGCCGTGGCCGAGAATTTGCATGATGGCGATACGGTTGCCTTCGAGGGCTTCACCCATCTCATCCCGACGGCGGCGGTGCATGAAGCGATCCGGCAGGGGTTTCGCGACCTGACGCTGATCCGCATGACCCCCGACCTGATCTACGACCAGATGATCGGCATGGGCATGGCCAGGAAAATGATCTTCTCCTATGTCGGCAATCCCGGTGTCGGACTGTTGCGGCGCGCCCGCGACGCCATCGAGAACAGCTTTCCGCGCAAGATCGAGATCGAGGAACATAGCCATGCCGGCATGGCCAATGCCTATGAGGCGGGTGCTGCCGGCCTGCCTTGCGCCGTGTTCCGCGGCTATCGCGGCGCCGGCCTGGCGGCGGTCAACCCGAACATCAAATCGATCACCTGTCCGTTCACCGGCGAGGTGCTCGCCGCCATTCCTGCCATCCGTCCCGACGTCACCTTCATCCATGCCCAGAAGGCCGACAGGAAAGGCAACGTGCTGGTCGAAGGCATCATCGGCATCCAGAAGGAAGCTGTTCTTGCCGCCAGGCGTGCCGTGGTGACGGTCGAGGAAGTGGTCGACAGTTTCGAAGACCTGCATCCCAATTTGACCGTGCTGCCGAGCTGGACAGTCACCGCCATATCGGTCGTGCCGGGCGGCTCGCATCCATCCTATGCGCATGGCTACTATATCAGGGACAATGCCGCCTATCTCGAATGGGACGAAATCGCCGCCGACCGCGACAGGTTTCAAGAGTGGATCCAGAAGAACGTCTTCGACAAGACGGCGGAAGATTTCGCCGCCCGCGTCGAGCATCTGAGGACAGCGGCATGA
- a CDS encoding GntR family transcriptional regulator, with the protein MKRRAALLSPGTGKPEQIATVLEQEIRSGVLGFGDRLQSENELVQRFSVSRNTVRKGLEELSSRGLITTKVGIGSFVTFDGMPVDDSIGWSRALANAGANAQTRTLRLEVIEDADLAARLGIESPFFIAVDRVRTNADDGHAISIERSRLPLSPELEDVPLRGLREGSLHQTLRDAGLVPDHGEEWVEIEMLNAEDAEILSCPLGTPFLRGRRLTRAADGRPIEYVTSLLNPAHFALHMEF; encoded by the coding sequence ATGAAGCGTCGTGCGGCTCTGTTGTCTCCCGGAACGGGTAAGCCCGAACAGATCGCGACCGTTCTCGAGCAGGAAATCCGTTCCGGCGTGCTCGGCTTCGGCGACCGCCTGCAGAGCGAGAACGAACTCGTCCAGCGCTTTTCCGTCAGCCGCAACACAGTCCGTAAGGGCCTTGAAGAACTGTCCAGCCGCGGGCTGATCACCACCAAGGTCGGCATCGGTTCCTTCGTCACCTTCGACGGCATGCCGGTCGACGACAGCATCGGCTGGTCGCGCGCACTGGCCAATGCCGGCGCCAACGCCCAGACGCGCACCCTGCGGCTCGAGGTCATAGAGGATGCCGATCTCGCCGCGCGGCTAGGCATCGAAAGCCCGTTTTTCATCGCCGTCGACCGGGTGCGAACCAACGCCGATGACGGCCATGCCATCTCCATCGAGCGCAGCCGTCTACCGCTGTCACCGGAATTGGAAGATGTGCCGCTGCGCGGCCTGCGCGAAGGGTCCTTGCACCAGACGCTGCGCGACGCCGGGCTCGTGCCGGACCACGGCGAGGAGTGGGTCGAAATCGAGATGCTGAATGCCGAGGACGCCGAGATCTTGTCCTGTCCGCTGGGCACGCCTTTCCTGCGCGGCCGCAGGCTGACGCGCGCCGCCGACGGACGGCCGATCGAGTATGTCACCAGCCTGCTCAACCCGGCGCATTTCGCGCTGCATATGGAATTCTAG
- a CDS encoding ADP-ribosylglycohydrolase family protein, which produces MSDTASAAMIDRAMGALIGGAIGDALGMPTQLLSPARIAELYGRVEDFVAPVADHPVSKGMAAGTITDDTEQALLLGRILVESGDRFDHRRWVNALLDWERDVKARGSYDLLGPSTKRAIDAINDGVPAEEAGSGGDTNGAAMRIAPVGIMMPLEPLDVLIAKVAETCRATHNTSIAIASAAAVAAAVSCGVAGGDWRAASDQAVLAAKRGGALGHWTTGGDIAARIEWARGLVRGKSVTDGVRLIVDLVGTGVASQESVPAAFAVLEIASGDPWQAAVISTNLGGDTDTIGAIAAGMAGACIGFSRLPQQHIARLKGIDISEVRALASDLIAPRLAKTGKDAAA; this is translated from the coding sequence ATGTCGGACACCGCTTCCGCCGCGATGATCGACCGGGCGATGGGCGCACTCATCGGCGGGGCGATCGGCGACGCCCTAGGCATGCCGACGCAGCTTTTGTCGCCGGCGCGCATCGCCGAACTCTACGGTCGTGTCGAGGATTTCGTCGCCCCGGTCGCCGACCATCCGGTGTCGAAAGGCATGGCTGCCGGCACTATCACCGACGACACAGAACAGGCGCTGCTGCTCGGCCGCATTCTCGTCGAGTCTGGTGACCGCTTCGACCATAGGCGCTGGGTCAACGCGCTGCTCGACTGGGAGCGCGACGTCAAGGCGCGTGGCAGCTACGATCTCCTGGGACCATCGACCAAGCGCGCCATCGACGCCATCAATGACGGCGTGCCGGCCGAGGAGGCGGGAAGCGGCGGCGACACCAATGGCGCGGCCATGCGCATCGCGCCGGTCGGCATCATGATGCCGCTGGAGCCGCTCGATGTGCTGATCGCCAAGGTGGCGGAAACCTGCCGTGCCACGCACAACACCTCGATCGCCATCGCTTCGGCGGCCGCTGTTGCCGCTGCCGTCAGTTGCGGCGTTGCCGGCGGCGACTGGCGGGCTGCTTCGGACCAAGCCGTCCTGGCGGCGAAGCGCGGCGGGGCCCTCGGTCACTGGACCACTGGCGGCGATATTGCTGCGCGCATCGAGTGGGCGAGAGGCCTCGTCCGCGGCAAGTCCGTCACCGACGGTGTCAGGCTGATCGTCGATCTCGTCGGCACCGGCGTCGCCAGCCAGGAATCGGTTCCGGCGGCCTTCGCAGTATTGGAAATCGCCAGTGGCGACCCGTGGCAAGCGGCCGTCATCAGCACCAATCTCGGCGGCGACACCGACACGATCGGTGCCATCGCTGCCGGCATGGCCGGCGCCTGCATTGGCTTCTCACGCCTGCCGCAACAGCATATCGCAAGGCTCAAGGGCATCGACATATCGGAGGTTCGTGCGCTGGCCAGCGATCTCATCGCGCCGCGGCTGGCGAAGACCGGCAAGGACGCGGCGGCATGA
- a CDS encoding CoA-transferase subunit beta: MSDGQTLGFTPNEMMTIAASRALKNDDVCFVGIGAPSAACNVARLTHAPDITLIYESGTIGTAPDVLPLSIGDGDLCDTAVTTVSVPEMFRYWLQGGRISIGFLGAAQLDKFGNINTTVIGDYFAPKTRLPGGGGAPEIATSSKEIYITMAQTKRGMVEKIDFFTSFGHGEGGDHRKRLGIDTAGPTLLITDLAIWKPDPATKEFTVVSLHPGVSREQVQATCGWTVKFAGTLDETPVPSELELKTLRDLQARTKAAHEGTRKEKAA; the protein is encoded by the coding sequence ATGAGCGACGGTCAAACCCTGGGTTTCACCCCCAACGAGATGATGACGATCGCAGCCAGCCGGGCGCTGAAGAACGACGATGTCTGCTTCGTCGGCATCGGTGCGCCGTCTGCCGCCTGCAATGTCGCGCGGCTGACACACGCGCCCGACATCACGCTGATCTATGAAAGCGGGACCATCGGCACCGCGCCCGATGTGCTGCCGCTGTCGATCGGCGACGGCGATCTCTGCGACACTGCCGTCACCACCGTCTCGGTGCCGGAAATGTTCCGCTACTGGCTGCAAGGCGGCCGCATCTCGATCGGCTTCCTCGGCGCTGCCCAGCTCGACAAGTTCGGCAACATCAACACCACGGTCATCGGCGACTATTTTGCGCCCAAGACCCGGCTGCCGGGTGGCGGCGGTGCTCCGGAGATCGCCACCTCGTCGAAGGAAATCTACATCACCATGGCGCAGACGAAGCGCGGCATGGTCGAAAAGATCGACTTCTTCACCTCGTTCGGCCATGGCGAAGGCGGCGATCATCGAAAACGCCTCGGCATCGACACGGCAGGCCCGACGCTGCTGATCACCGACCTCGCCATCTGGAAGCCTGATCCGGCGACCAAGGAATTCACCGTGGTGTCGCTGCATCCCGGCGTGTCCCGCGAGCAGGTGCAGGCGACCTGCGGTTGGACGGTGAAATTCGCCGGCACGCTTGACGAAACACCAGTGCCGAGCGAACTCGAGTTGAAGACGCTGCGCGACCTGCAGGCTCGCACCAAGGCGGCGCATGAGGGAACCCGAAAAGAGAAAGCTGCATAG
- a CDS encoding siderophore-interacting protein, whose protein sequence is MSELACEARLNLRHLPDYMDRISDRLQSFEADAEQDGQRLDFRFAFGRASFDMDRLVMRANAADRDGLARIKDLLATAVEVYARDENPEIVWTGDLADETRLAQFREMVVTHVTDLTRHMRRIRLAGEDLTRFAKFGGMHIRMLFPTKQVPDPLWPVLGSNGLPVWPSDDRRPVARVYTIRKLDVDKGFVDVDFLIHPGDSVGSAWAMQAASGMKIGIMGPVGRPVRQASWYLMGADETGLPALARLLETLPAETKGVAFVEIADDAERQPIDNATGIELHWLVRDGVPAGEDGRLADAVRSVAWPQTGSAFGWFAAEAAAAKIVREHWRGSLALGRDETLAAAYWRRGAAGLMAG, encoded by the coding sequence GTGAGCGAACTGGCCTGCGAGGCGCGCCTGAATCTGCGGCATCTGCCCGACTACATGGACCGTATCAGCGACAGGCTGCAAAGCTTCGAGGCCGATGCCGAGCAAGACGGGCAGCGGCTCGACTTCCGCTTCGCCTTCGGCCGCGCCTCCTTCGACATGGACCGGCTGGTGATGCGGGCCAATGCCGCCGACCGCGACGGCCTCGCCCGCATCAAGGACCTGCTCGCCACCGCCGTCGAGGTCTATGCCAGGGACGAAAACCCCGAGATCGTCTGGACCGGCGATCTTGCCGACGAGACCCGCCTCGCCCAGTTTCGCGAGATGGTGGTGACCCATGTCACAGACCTGACCCGGCATATGCGCCGCATCCGCCTCGCCGGCGAAGATCTCACGCGCTTCGCGAAATTCGGCGGCATGCACATCCGCATGCTGTTCCCGACCAAGCAGGTGCCCGATCCGCTCTGGCCGGTGCTCGGCAGCAACGGCTTGCCGGTCTGGCCGTCGGATGACAGGCGCCCGGTGGCGCGCGTCTACACCATCCGCAAGCTGGACGTGGACAAGGGCTTTGTCGACGTCGATTTCCTCATCCATCCCGGCGACAGCGTCGGTTCCGCCTGGGCCATGCAGGCTGCGTCAGGTATGAAAATCGGCATCATGGGCCCGGTCGGCCGCCCGGTGCGGCAGGCATCATGGTATCTGATGGGCGCCGACGAAACCGGCCTGCCGGCACTGGCGCGGCTGCTCGAAACATTACCCGCCGAGACCAAAGGCGTTGCGTTCGTCGAGATCGCCGACGATGCCGAACGGCAGCCCATCGACAACGCCACCGGCATCGAGCTGCACTGGCTGGTGAGAGACGGCGTGCCGGCAGGCGAAGACGGCCGGCTGGCCGATGCCGTGCGCTCTGTGGCATGGCCGCAGACTGGTTCTGCCTTCGGCTGGTTCGCCGCGGAAGCAGCCGCCGCCAAGATCGTTCGCGAACACTGGCGTGGTAGTTTGGCGCTCGGCCGCGACGAGACGCTGGCAGCAGCCTATTGGCGACGCGGCGCGGCGGGACTGATGGCCGGTTGA